A single region of the Plantactinospora soyae genome encodes:
- a CDS encoding L-fucose/L-arabinose isomerase family protein: protein MTAIDPYPVALDDRISPPRPRVGLVAGGLGAYWPQFPDLLPQLRRSSDRVAQRMRELGADVVDVGFISDAQEGAVAAERLREAGCDIIVGFLTTYMTATMLVPVAQRSGAPVLLINLQPTKSMDHTSFDTGQWLAYCGACPLPEMANAFRRVGVPFRSVSGYLEDERAWQRIGRWVRAAGVRAALRRGRHGLMGHLYPGMLDVATDLTLVSANFGGHVEVLEFDDLRVRVPEAGTAEVTAKLDQTREIFELTGSVDADDLDWAARVAVGLDRLVDDFGLDSLAYYHRGLDGEIHERLGAGMILGASLLTARGVPAAGEYELRTSLAMLVMDRLGAGGSFTEFQALDFDRGHVEMGHDGPAHLAISARRPLLRGLGVYHGKRGWGVSVEFDVTPGPVTAFGLRQDRDGRYAFVAAEGTVVDGPHLTIGNTTSRVDFGCDPGEWTDAWSGTGISHHWALGTGHRSADLRAVADLLELDFVEVRP from the coding sequence ATGACCGCCATCGACCCGTACCCCGTCGCCCTGGACGACCGGATCAGCCCGCCGCGCCCCCGGGTCGGCCTGGTGGCCGGCGGCCTCGGCGCCTACTGGCCACAGTTCCCCGACCTGTTGCCCCAGCTCCGGCGCTCCAGTGACCGGGTCGCGCAGCGGATGCGGGAACTCGGGGCGGACGTCGTGGACGTCGGGTTCATCTCCGACGCCCAGGAGGGCGCGGTGGCCGCCGAGCGGCTCCGCGAGGCCGGCTGCGACATCATCGTCGGGTTCCTCACCACCTACATGACCGCGACCATGCTGGTGCCGGTCGCGCAGCGCAGCGGCGCACCGGTGCTGCTGATCAACCTCCAGCCGACGAAGTCGATGGACCACACGAGCTTCGACACCGGGCAGTGGCTCGCCTACTGCGGTGCCTGCCCGCTGCCTGAGATGGCCAACGCGTTCCGGCGGGTCGGGGTGCCCTTCCGGTCGGTCTCCGGCTATCTGGAGGACGAGCGGGCCTGGCAGCGGATCGGCCGATGGGTGCGGGCCGCCGGTGTGCGGGCGGCGCTGCGGCGCGGCCGGCACGGGCTGATGGGGCACCTCTATCCGGGCATGCTGGACGTGGCCACCGATCTCACCCTCGTCTCGGCGAACTTCGGCGGGCACGTGGAGGTGCTGGAATTCGACGACCTGCGGGTCCGGGTGCCCGAGGCGGGCACCGCCGAGGTGACGGCGAAACTCGACCAGACCCGGGAGATCTTCGAGCTGACCGGGTCGGTCGACGCCGACGACCTCGACTGGGCGGCCCGGGTCGCGGTCGGACTGGACCGGCTGGTCGACGACTTCGGGCTGGACAGCCTCGCCTACTACCACCGGGGCCTGGACGGGGAGATCCACGAGCGGCTCGGCGCCGGCATGATCCTCGGCGCATCACTGCTGACCGCGCGGGGCGTTCCGGCCGCCGGCGAGTACGAGCTGCGTACGTCGCTGGCGATGCTCGTCATGGACCGGCTCGGCGCCGGCGGCTCGTTCACCGAGTTCCAGGCGCTCGACTTCGACCGAGGGCATGTGGAGATGGGCCACGACGGGCCGGCGCACCTGGCGATCAGTGCCCGCCGCCCGCTGCTGCGCGGCCTCGGCGTCTACCACGGCAAGCGCGGCTGGGGCGTGTCGGTCGAGTTCGACGTCACCCCGGGCCCGGTCACCGCGTTCGGGCTACGGCAGGACCGGGACGGCCGGTACGCTTTCGTCGCCGCCGAGGGCACCGTGGTCGACGGACCGCACCTGACGATCGGCAACACCACGTCCCGGGTCGACTTCGGCTGTGATCCGGGCGAGTGGACCGACGCGTGGAGCGGCACCGGCATCTCCCACCACTGGGCGCTCGGTACCGGACACCGCAGCGCCGACCTGCGCGCCGTGGCCGACCTGCTGGAGCTGGACTTCGTCGAGGTACGCCCCTGA
- a CDS encoding choice-of-anchor Q domain-containing protein — MFFIGDPAAAAEPHLYVTTTGSDTQPCTEVAPCATVQHAVDLVSPGSQAHIHVGEGTFEGGVSVGADRTVTIQGIGPGTLLSAMQTGTVVWAGGGLTDVRLVDLSVGLGSAYRGGGIHNRATMSLTRVVVAYNLAHEDGGGIFNLGTMAVTDSTVALNEARYGSGILNVGQMEIRNTAVRNNTVSGSSGAIEGAGGHLKLYDSSVVNNVGRRLSPGVGITMWASDASLDAVHVTVAGNRALAEEQASGGIAFQNSSSSSITGSIIANNSGLNCRLGSSAGLTLRYTLVGDRTCTASQGRDGGWAPPVEGMINGVDPMLGPLKDNGGPSYTTELLPGSPAINRIWGADVLCNGSDQRYVARRPSGPAWPCDMGAYETQH, encoded by the coding sequence GTGTTCTTCATCGGCGATCCTGCTGCCGCGGCCGAGCCTCACCTGTACGTCACCACCACCGGAAGTGACACGCAGCCGTGTACGGAGGTGGCACCGTGCGCGACCGTGCAGCACGCCGTGGATCTGGTCTCTCCCGGGTCGCAGGCGCACATCCACGTGGGCGAGGGCACGTTTGAGGGCGGGGTGAGCGTCGGTGCCGACCGGACGGTGACCATCCAGGGCATTGGTCCGGGCACGCTGCTCAGCGCTATGCAGACGGGCACCGTGGTCTGGGCGGGCGGTGGCCTGACCGACGTCCGACTGGTCGACCTGTCGGTGGGCCTCGGCAGCGCCTACCGCGGCGGCGGTATCCACAACCGGGCGACGATGAGCCTGACCCGGGTCGTCGTGGCGTACAACCTGGCCCACGAGGATGGCGGTGGAATCTTCAACCTTGGCACCATGGCTGTCACCGATTCGACCGTCGCTCTGAACGAGGCGCGGTACGGCAGCGGCATTCTGAACGTGGGGCAGATGGAGATACGCAACACGGCGGTGCGCAACAACACGGTGTCTGGCTCCAGCGGTGCCATCGAGGGCGCTGGCGGCCACCTCAAGCTGTACGACTCGAGCGTCGTCAACAACGTCGGCCGGCGCCTGTCTCCCGGCGTCGGCATCACGATGTGGGCCAGCGACGCCTCCCTCGACGCCGTGCACGTGACCGTCGCCGGCAACCGCGCCTTGGCCGAGGAGCAGGCATCCGGTGGCATCGCGTTCCAGAACAGCTCCAGTTCCTCCATCACCGGGTCGATCATCGCCAACAACTCCGGACTCAACTGCCGCCTGGGCTCATCGGCCGGCCTTACCCTCCGCTACACGCTGGTGGGTGACCGGACCTGCACCGCCAGCCAGGGCCGCGACGGCGGCTGGGCGCCGCCGGTCGAAGGCATGATCAACGGCGTCGATCCGATGCTCGGCCCGCTCAAGGACAACGGCGGCCCCTCCTACACGACGGAGCTGCTGCCAGGCAGCCCGGCGATCAACCGAATCTGGGGCGCCGACGTTCTGTGCAACGGCTCCGACCAACGTTATGTGGCCCGCCGCCCGTCCGGCCCGGCGTGGCCGTGTGACATGGGCGCCTACGAGACCCAGCACTAA
- a CDS encoding SAM-dependent methyltransferase, with translation MTEDQEFPSDSRLDTTVPHSARVWNYWLGGKDNFAVDRAVGAEVIAHIPDIPIGAKSERAFLKRVVRFLVEDAGIRQFLDVGTGLPSADNTHEVAQSLDPRCRVVYIDNDPLVMAHARALLSSAPGGSCDYVEADLRQPGTILASARQTLDFSQPIGLMLLGVVNHLMDDDVAYGSVAQLVQAMPTGSYLVLTHSTAEIHGEPMLRVMRETTERGGTPIRARTKVELERFFDGLDLLEPGVVTCSRWRPNPEADEPEVYLFGGVGRIG, from the coding sequence ATGACCGAGGACCAGGAGTTCCCTTCAGACTCCAGACTGGACACCACGGTTCCGCACTCGGCGCGAGTCTGGAACTACTGGCTCGGTGGCAAGGACAACTTCGCGGTCGACCGGGCCGTCGGCGCTGAGGTGATCGCACACATCCCGGACATCCCCATCGGGGCGAAGTCCGAGCGCGCGTTCCTCAAGCGCGTGGTCAGGTTCCTGGTCGAGGATGCCGGCATCCGTCAGTTCCTCGACGTCGGCACCGGGCTCCCCTCGGCGGACAACACCCACGAGGTCGCGCAGTCCCTCGACCCGCGCTGCCGGGTGGTCTACATCGACAACGACCCGCTCGTCATGGCGCATGCGCGTGCGCTTCTGAGCAGCGCGCCGGGAGGCAGCTGCGACTACGTCGAAGCCGATCTGCGGCAGCCGGGCACGATACTCGCGTCCGCGCGGCAGACGCTCGACTTCTCGCAGCCGATCGGACTCATGCTCCTCGGCGTCGTCAACCACCTCATGGACGACGACGTGGCGTACGGCTCCGTCGCGCAGCTGGTGCAGGCGATGCCCACCGGTAGTTACCTGGTCCTCACCCACTCCACCGCGGAGATCCACGGCGAGCCGATGCTGCGCGTGATGCGGGAGACCACCGAGCGTGGCGGTACGCCAATCCGCGCCAGGACGAAGGTGGAGCTCGAACGCTTCTTCGACGGGTTGGATCTGCTGGAGCCCGGCGTCGTTACGTGCTCGCGCTGGCGCCCCAACCCGGAGGCCGACGAGCCGGAGGTCTACCTGTTCGGCGGCGTCGGCCGCATCGGCTGA